TACCCAGAACCTGagaatttacacacacacacacacacacacacagaaagagagagacagcgagagagaaagaaagaaagaaatcaagATGTTAAGAAAGCACACTACAAACTTACAAAAGTACAAAAGTATTCTGCCATCATTGCTTGTAACATAAGGAGGTTTTCAGAAGTCAATACTGACCTAAACCAGATTTGAGTGCACCCACCTCCTCTCCATAGACAtggccccatccacccagacccagacaccCTCTGCCTCCTCATCACTCAGCCCAATCCAGTACCTCTGCTCTGGGCTACGGTACTGAGGAGTCAGCCTGTGGAGGAACTCCTGGAGGTAAACAGCAGATGGACCACACTTATATAGTGCTTTGTTATTCCTCTGTGCACTCAAATGCACAtgataaagaaacacacacacacacacacacacacgcacacacgcacacacgcacacacgcaccgcTACAGTGTCTGCTCATTCACAGATAGGTATGAAAAGTGAAGAGTAAAGTATTTTTTGCAATCATCAGCATAACTATTCACTTCCTCCAGCCTTCCAGCAGCCTGAGCGGCATACTCAGTAGAGGTGTATGAATAAGGTAATGTTTATATTGCTCTCCTATTCACAGATGGGGTCATCGTTATGGAGAGCTGAAGGCCTTTTGTCCATCCTGAGTTCCTCCTGAAATCTAAAGATGCCTTCTAAAGTAGAACCTTCCTCCTGAAATCTAAAGATTCCCTCTAAAGTACAACTGTCCTGAAATCTAAAGATGATTCTAAAGTAGAACCTTTCTTGTAGCTTAGCCAGTAGTCACAGGCACTAGAAGAATGCTGagatcattttcattttcaaagtcAGTGCACATGGGAAAAAAATGTTTATCTCCCCCACGTATAAGAGAGCCTGTTAAATTAGTCTTAACATGATTAATCCTTTGTGTATCCTTCCGGGCTGGAAATGCATTTGCAGCATTTTAAAATTACTCTGATTAGCAAAGTACCCTCAAAAGCCCTCAACAGTTCCGCTCTAAAAGGAGCCTGTTCAGAGACAAGCCGGAGAGCCCATTCTTAGAgagtctgtctttctgtgtgtgtccaataaagttgctttggataagaGCGTCTGCTAATTGTAAACGTGATGAGATGGCGCACCTGTTCCTCTATGCTGTCGATCACCACCAGGTCTCCACCCTGCTGGAGGCAGTGCGTGCggctgctgctccagctcctgagCTCTGTGGAGAAGAAGTAGCAGTGGGTGGAGaacaccctccaccccctcagGCACggctcacactccctctctgtcaggacacacacacacacacacacacacacacacacacacacacacacacacacacacacacacaggtacaggaCACTTGATAGCCACATGATCCTGTTGTCAGCAGTCAATATTGtagttattgtttgtttgttagtttgttgttgttgtcattaaCCCTCTGTCCCCGGGTGTTTCCGAGGACACTGGCGCTCCACAGCAGCCAGGTGTCCCAGCTGGGTGAGTGTCCTcctgagtctgtctctctccctctccatggcGACATGCTGCTGGGCCAACAGGGCCCTGCTCTCCGACAGCCCCACATTCTCAGCCAGCAGCCGCAGCCTGGCCGCGGACAGCAGCACGTACTCCCCCTGCAGTCGCTCCACGCTCTCGCCAAGCTCCCGCCTCTCTCCCTGCAGCTGCGCACATGCCTCGGCCCTGTCCGAGCGCTCGGCCTCCAGCCTGCTCCCGG
The DNA window shown above is from Clupea harengus chromosome 11, Ch_v2.0.2, whole genome shotgun sequence and carries:
- the LOC116222373 gene encoding CD209 antigen-like; amino-acid sequence: MAEMLAGRGGETGTPEPLCWLAAACLGLLCAALFLGITSLGIHYHRSSLKSTLLSLELQASQEASELLRKENHALLVSQVALRSQYSHAAAAREQAQRDALALVQSSVQLTHTNQQLQGELEKLRASATRLQSAHSQLQEEAGSRLEAERSDRAEACAQLQGERRELGESVERLQGEYVLLSAARLRLLAENVGLSESRALLAQQHVAMERERDRLRRTLTQLGHLAAVERQCPRKHPGTEERECEPCLRGWRVFSTHCYFFSTELRSWSSSRTHCLQQGGDLVVIDSIEEQEFLHRLTPQYRSPEQRYWIGLSDEEAEGVWVWVDGAMSMERRFWVNGFGGVDADRDCASILRETSPMKNWRDDVCTKTFRWICESKALVETA